From the genome of Candidatus Zixiibacteriota bacterium:
AAAATAAAAAAGGTCACTGAAAAGGTCACTGAAAAGGTCACTGAAAATCAAAGGATTATACTTAAAGAGATAGCAAAAGATAAGCGGGTTACCAGTTTAAAATTGTCAAAAATAGTTAGAATATCAGATCGAAAAATAAAAGAAAATATTAAGAAATTAAAACAAAAAGGCTTATTGAAAAGAATCGGACCGGATAAAGGCGGGCATTGGGAAGTCAGTTGAAAGTTTATGAAGTTTATAAAGTTGAAAGTTGCCAGCCAGAGGCTGGTCCGCCTTGGGCGGAAAAGTTCATCCTGTTAAATGCGAAGCAATTTTTGAAAAACAAAAATTATTTAAC
Proteins encoded in this window:
- a CDS encoding winged helix-turn-helix transcriptional regulator, producing MPVGLTVKDLYSGTEKSNTRNIKIAEMLKEAGLIEKYGSGIKRAVNEIVDYGLPKPKISEIAGGIDVEISGEKKIKKVTEKVTEKVTENQRIILKEIAKDKRVTSLKLSKIVRISDRKIKENIKKLKQKGLLKRIGPDKGGHWEVS